ATATCTCCCCCAAGCATCTGGTTTCCCAAAGTTGTCGACAACACACTCATAAAACTCTTTGGTCGTGTACGTAGCGGAATCCACTCCCCATAAAATCTCTTGCCCGCTCCCGTTTCCCCCATTATTTGAATCAGAATCATCGTCCTTATCCGAAAGGTTTATGCTCCATACTATAAATGAAAGGGAAAGTACTGAGATAAGTATAATCATCCAAAAGCGAGCTGATTTAAAAAGACTCACCCATTCACCTCCCATATTCATTGACTCGCAATAGCATATTCCAATCACAATGGAGAGGTGTGGGTTTAACTGAGGTCAGAGGCCAGAAACCGGAAGCCAGAGTAAAAGCAGGCCAAAAGAATGGCCTGCCAAAATTAAGTATTTATTTATTTTCGTAGAACCTTAGTAAATCACCGTAAATCACTTTGTCGGATTGATCAAGCTGAAGCTGGGCTTCTTCTATGAAAGGTTCACACGCTTCAATCTCTATTTCAGATTCATTCGATTTATCGTAGCATTTGTTTTTCGTATAAATATACTTTTCTGTAATAAAGCTTCCGTCTCGAAGCACAACTAAACCGGGACGTTCATTGGAAAACAAGTCATTGCCAAACGAAAGGTCTTCTCCTTCATCAATCCCGAGCAAATTTAAAATCGTCGGCTTCAGATCGATTTGTCCGCCAATCGTATCGAATGTCCCGCCTTGCTCCCCCGGAATATGAATAAGCAATGGAACCCTTTGGAGCTGCACAGACTCGAACGGAGTAATTTCCTTCCCTAGAAATTCCCCCAATTCCTTATTATGGTATTCAGATATCCCGTAATGGTCTCCGTAAAAAATGAAGATGGCATTTTCATATACGCCTTCTTCCTTCAAACGTTGAAAAAAACGCTTCACCGCTTCATCTGTATACCGAACCGTTGTGAAATAGCGATTGACTGTTTCACTTGTTGATGTCCATTGGGGGATAAATTCATCTTCTTTCTCCAAAGCGTAAGGAAAATGATTCGTAATGGTTAAATACTTCACATAATAAGGTTCCGGCAATGATGTCAAATGGGCGATTGATTGCTCAAACATGTCAATATCTTTCAAGCCCCATCCGACTGAATTGTTTTCATTGATTTCAAAATCATCTGCGGAAAAATATCGTTTGTAGCCTAATGCGTCATACATGATGTCCCGATTCCAAAAGCTTGCATGATTGGCATGCATAACGGCCGGGTAGTATCCTTCCCTAGAAATAATTTCGGGCAATCCGTTGTATTCATTTTCAGCATGCGTAAAAAAGACAGCCCCGCTTGGAAGCGGATATAACGAATTATCAACAAGAAATTCCGCATCAGACGTTTTTCCTTGTCCCGTTTGGTGATAAAAATTTGGAAAGTAGTAGCTTTCTTTCATTAAGTCATTTAGAAATGGGGTGATCTCATGCCCTTCCATCTTTCGATTCAACACAAAACTTTGCATGGATTCAAGAGAAATGATAAAAACATTTTTTCCTTTCGCCTTTCCCCGAAATGATGGATTTGGTTCCCCATGCAAGTCGTTAACGAAATTTTCCACTTCGTAAAAAACGTCACTCTTTGCTAGCGCTTTATGGACTCTAACCGTTGATTGCATCACAAGATCGTAAATATGAAAGTTAATGACACCAATGTTTTGAATGATCATTGAGCGATCGAAAGATTTTGTTAATAATTGAGGCTGTTCGATTTCAGATAACGCGAGGTTGAATGCAAACAATGCGAGCGCGCTCCCAAAGATAGTATTAATTTGTTTTTTCGTAGCTAAAGTGATTGGGAATTCTACGAATCTAACAATGATCAAAAGAAAAGCAACATCAGCAAAAAGAAAAAGATCCGTTGCTTGAACAAGCGTAAAAATACTGCCGCCCAAATCACCCATATTATTCGTTTGGAACAGTGTTGGAAGTGTAATAAAATCGTTAAAAAATCGATTATAAATGACATTTGAATATAAAATCATTGAACTTAGTAAACTAATAAGAATGATCGTCAGTTTGCGCCATTTTACCGAAAAAAACAAACTGATCCCAAAAAGCAATAAAGCGGAGCTTAAAGGGTTGACCAACAAAAGAAGCCCTTGAAGCACACCTTCTGTCGGCGTATTAAAACAGAACCTTTGAACAATGTAAGCTTTCACCCAAAATAAAAAAATTGCCAAAAATAACAATTGGTGTTTTCGAAGAAAAGAAAGGGGTTTCACCTTAGTTCCTCCCTCTCGACCTGTTTTTGTGCTCCTTTAAACGTTATTTACCCTGTTTATTATTATTCCATGTAAGGGTACGATAGTAAAGAAAAGGAAATTGTTAGGAGGTTGGCAATATGAATTTTTTTATTACGTATGGCACACATGATTTTTTAAAGTCAATTTATGAAAAGTATCAAAATAAATACGATATTTACCTATTGGATGGCGGCGGTTCATCCATCCTTATTGTGGAAAAAGAAGGAAAGAGCCTTTTTCAAAGCGGCAAAACCTATGCAATTGAAAAAGCGAGCGGAAGTTTTGAAAGAGCCACTTTCGCTGTGATAAATAACGTTCCCGTTACGCAGGAACACAAGGATATCTTTCTATATGAGGCGAAGATACGCGCTGAGATGATCGAAAAGCAACCCGGATGCCTTGCTGTCAGAGTTTTAAAACCGATAAAAAGTGATTCATTTATCATCCTGAGCATGTGGGATTCATCTGGTGACTATCGACGATTCGAAAACTCTCCAGAATTTGGTTTAACGAAACCTTCCACCTCGGGCATTAACGTACCACAGGAATTGTTTACAGGGAAAGCTTATGTGAAAACGTATTCGGTCTTCAGGGAAGAACTTGATAATAACTAAGTAACCGCAAGCGGCCAATGTTAAACTGGGTATTCGCACAAATTGCCGACTAGCCGGCTAATACCCGTTTCGTCTCCACCTTTTTTTCCATAATTTAAAGTAAACCAAGAAGGGTGG
This genomic interval from Pueribacillus theae contains the following:
- a CDS encoding antibiotic biosynthesis monooxygenase family protein — translated: MNFFITYGTHDFLKSIYEKYQNKYDIYLLDGGGSSILIVEKEGKSLFQSGKTYAIEKASGSFERATFAVINNVPVTQEHKDIFLYEAKIRAEMIEKQPGCLAVRVLKPIKSDSFIILSMWDSSGDYRRFENSPEFGLTKPSTSGINVPQELFTGKAYVKTYSVFREELDNN
- a CDS encoding LTA synthase family protein — encoded protein: MKPLSFLRKHQLLFLAIFLFWVKAYIVQRFCFNTPTEGVLQGLLLLVNPLSSALLLFGISLFFSVKWRKLTIILISLLSSMILYSNVIYNRFFNDFITLPTLFQTNNMGDLGGSIFTLVQATDLFLFADVAFLLIIVRFVEFPITLATKKQINTIFGSALALFAFNLALSEIEQPQLLTKSFDRSMIIQNIGVINFHIYDLVMQSTVRVHKALAKSDVFYEVENFVNDLHGEPNPSFRGKAKGKNVFIISLESMQSFVLNRKMEGHEITPFLNDLMKESYYFPNFYHQTGQGKTSDAEFLVDNSLYPLPSGAVFFTHAENEYNGLPEIISREGYYPAVMHANHASFWNRDIMYDALGYKRYFSADDFEINENNSVGWGLKDIDMFEQSIAHLTSLPEPYYVKYLTITNHFPYALEKEDEFIPQWTSTSETVNRYFTTVRYTDEAVKRFFQRLKEEGVYENAIFIFYGDHYGISEYHNKELGEFLGKEITPFESVQLQRVPLLIHIPGEQGGTFDTIGGQIDLKPTILNLLGIDEGEDLSFGNDLFSNERPGLVVLRDGSFITEKYIYTKNKCYDKSNESEIEIEACEPFIEEAQLQLDQSDKVIYGDLLRFYENK